The Sinomonas sp. P10A9 genome includes a window with the following:
- the atpA gene encoding F0F1 ATP synthase subunit alpha encodes MAELTINADDVRSALNDFAASYEPGTADRVEVGHVTSAGDGIARVEGLPSVMANELLRFEDGTLGLAQNLDVREIGVIILGDFGGIEEGQEVHRTGQILSVPVGDAFLGRVVDPLGAPIDDLGPIAAETTRALELQAPGVTQRKSVHEPMQTGLKAIDAMIPIGRGQRQLIIGDRQTGKTAIAVDTIINQKSNWASGDATKQVRCIYVAIGQKASTIAAVRQTLEDHGALEYTTIVASPASDPAGFKYLAPYAGSAIGQHWMYGGKHVLIIFDDLSKQAEAYRAVSLLLRRPPGREAYPGDVFYLHSRLLERCAKLSDELGAGSMTGLPIIETKANDVSAYIPTNVISITDGQIFLQSDLFNANQRPAVDVGISVSRVGGAAQVKAMKSVSGTLKLDLAQYRDMQAFAMFASDLDAASRQQLTRGARLMELLKQGQYSPYPVEEQVVSIWAGTRGYLDDVPVEDVRRFEVDFLDYLKRKTSILTTLAQTGKLEDDTVEALKTAVADFKVGFFGEGDSQLVGAGHEEHEALPEGDVNQEKIVKQKR; translated from the coding sequence ATGGCCGAATTGACCATCAATGCCGACGACGTCCGCAGCGCGCTGAACGACTTCGCGGCTTCCTACGAGCCTGGCACGGCTGATCGCGTCGAGGTCGGCCATGTCACGTCTGCCGGTGACGGCATTGCCCGCGTCGAGGGCCTCCCCTCGGTGATGGCGAACGAGCTCCTCCGTTTCGAGGATGGCACGCTGGGCCTCGCCCAGAACCTCGACGTCCGCGAGATCGGCGTCATCATCCTCGGCGACTTCGGCGGCATCGAGGAGGGCCAGGAGGTGCACCGCACCGGCCAGATCCTCTCCGTGCCGGTCGGCGACGCCTTCCTTGGCCGCGTCGTGGACCCGCTGGGTGCCCCCATCGATGACCTGGGTCCGATCGCGGCCGAGACCACCCGCGCGCTCGAGCTCCAGGCTCCCGGCGTCACGCAGCGCAAGTCGGTCCACGAGCCGATGCAGACCGGCCTCAAGGCCATCGACGCGATGATCCCGATCGGCCGCGGCCAGCGCCAGCTCATCATCGGTGACCGCCAGACCGGCAAGACGGCCATCGCGGTCGACACGATCATCAACCAGAAGTCCAACTGGGCCTCGGGCGACGCCACGAAGCAGGTCCGCTGCATCTACGTCGCGATCGGCCAGAAGGCCTCGACGATCGCGGCTGTGCGCCAGACCCTCGAGGACCATGGTGCTCTCGAGTACACGACGATCGTGGCCTCCCCGGCGTCCGACCCGGCGGGCTTCAAGTACCTTGCCCCCTACGCCGGCTCGGCCATTGGCCAGCACTGGATGTACGGCGGCAAGCACGTCCTGATCATCTTCGATGACCTCTCGAAGCAGGCCGAGGCCTACCGTGCCGTCTCCCTGCTCCTCCGCCGCCCGCCGGGCCGCGAGGCGTACCCGGGCGACGTCTTCTACTTGCACTCCCGCCTGCTCGAGCGCTGTGCCAAGCTCTCGGACGAGCTCGGTGCGGGTTCGATGACCGGCCTGCCGATCATCGAGACCAAGGCGAACGACGTTTCGGCGTACATCCCGACCAACGTCATCTCGATCACCGACGGCCAGATCTTCCTCCAGTCGGACCTGTTCAACGCGAACCAGCGCCCGGCGGTCGACGTCGGCATCTCGGTTTCCCGCGTGGGCGGCGCTGCCCAGGTCAAGGCGATGAAGTCGGTCTCCGGCACGCTCAAGCTCGACCTCGCGCAGTACCGCGACATGCAGGCCTTCGCGATGTTCGCCTCGGACCTCGACGCAGCGTCCCGCCAGCAGCTCACCCGCGGAGCCCGCCTCATGGAGCTGCTCAAGCAGGGCCAGTACTCGCCGTACCCGGTCGAGGAGCAGGTCGTGTCGATCTGGGCCGGTACGCGTGGCTACCTTGACGACGTCCCTGTCGAGGACGTGCGCCGGTTCGAGGTGGACTTCCTCGACTACCTCAAGCGCAAGACGTCGATCCTGACGACCCTTGCCCAGACCGGCAAGCTCGAGGACGACACCGTCGAGGCCCTCAAGACCGCTGTGGCGGACTTCAAGGTCGGCTTCTTCGGCGAGGGCGACAGCCAGCTGGTCGGCGCCGGCCACGAAGAGCACGAGGCTCTTCCCGAGGGCGACGTCAACCAGGAAAAGATCGTCAAGCAGAAGCGCTGA
- a CDS encoding F0F1 ATP synthase subunit delta, protein MARASSESLAAALADLETKLPTASLSLARELFSILGVLDGSAGLRRALTDSSREGAEKSALVHGLLDGKASFDAVEITASLAASRWADARDVSDALETLASTVAIAVAEQGAGADGHGGLEKLQNDLFAFISTVESNHDVQAAVTDQQAPEEARRALALRLVPGASEEAKLLIGQAVTAPRGAKPTALVEKFASLAAGRQKRWIADVAVARPLSEAQTQRMQAGLNGLYGRELKMNTTLDPSLVGGVRVSVGDEVLDASTVTRLGELRRQLAAQAR, encoded by the coding sequence ATGGCAAGAGCATCGAGCGAATCGCTGGCCGCCGCGCTGGCGGACCTGGAGACCAAACTGCCCACGGCCTCGCTGTCGCTGGCACGGGAGCTCTTCAGCATCCTGGGTGTCCTTGACGGCTCCGCCGGCCTCCGCCGCGCGCTGACCGATTCGTCCCGTGAGGGCGCGGAGAAGTCGGCACTCGTGCACGGTCTGCTGGACGGCAAGGCGAGCTTCGACGCCGTCGAGATCACGGCCAGCCTGGCCGCCTCGCGCTGGGCCGATGCCCGCGATGTCAGCGATGCACTCGAGACCCTTGCCTCGACCGTGGCGATCGCCGTGGCCGAGCAGGGCGCCGGTGCAGATGGCCACGGTGGACTGGAGAAGCTCCAGAACGACCTGTTCGCCTTCATCAGCACGGTCGAGTCGAACCATGACGTGCAGGCAGCCGTAACGGACCAGCAGGCCCCGGAGGAGGCGAGGCGCGCACTCGCGCTCCGCCTTGTTCCGGGAGCCTCCGAGGAAGCGAAGCTTCTCATCGGGCAGGCAGTGACGGCTCCGCGCGGCGCCAAGCCAACGGCCCTCGTCGAGAAGTTCGCTTCTCTCGCCGCCGGACGCCAGAAGCGCTGGATCGCCGACGTCGCCGTCGCGCGCCCCCTCTCGGAGGCGCAGACCCAGCGGATGCAGGCGGGGCTCAACGGCCTCTACGGGCGCGAGCTCAAGATGAACACGACCCTGGATCCGTCGCTCGTCGGCGGCGTCCGCGTTTCGGTCGGCGACGAGGTGCTCGATGCCTCGACGGTGACTCGGCTTGGCGAGCTGCGTCGTCAGCTCGCAGCTCAGGCACGCTGA
- a CDS encoding F0F1 ATP synthase subunit B gives MHQFIVRAATEGANPLMPNWWEILVVAVGFAILLWIVVQFVVPAFEKTFAERAEAIEGGIAKAEKAQAEASAALEEYKQQLTDARAEANRIREEARAEGAQILAELKEKAAAEAARITEQAHVQIEAERQQAVASLRAEVGTLATTLAGRIVGESLDDDARSARVVDRFLAELETQNAGAVK, from the coding sequence ATGCATCAGTTCATTGTTCGTGCCGCCACTGAGGGCGCGAACCCGCTCATGCCCAACTGGTGGGAAATCCTGGTCGTCGCCGTCGGCTTCGCCATCCTGCTCTGGATCGTCGTCCAGTTCGTCGTTCCGGCGTTCGAGAAGACGTTCGCCGAGCGCGCGGAGGCCATCGAGGGCGGCATCGCCAAGGCCGAGAAGGCCCAGGCGGAGGCATCCGCTGCCCTTGAGGAATACAAGCAGCAGCTCACCGACGCCCGTGCCGAGGCCAACCGCATCCGCGAGGAAGCCCGCGCCGAAGGCGCGCAGATCCTGGCGGAGCTCAAGGAGAAGGCCGCCGCTGAGGCAGCCCGTATCACCGAGCAGGCACACGTCCAGATCGAGGCCGAGCGGCAGCAGGCTGTCGCCTCGCTCCGCGCCGAGGTCGGCACGCTGGCCACGACGCTCGCGGGCCGCATCGTCGGCGAGTCACTAGACGATGATGCGCGATCTGCCCGCGTGGTCGATCGCTTCCTCGCGGAGCTCGAGACCCAGAACGCGGGTGCGGTGAAGTAA
- the atpE gene encoding ATP synthase F0 subunit C — MTGNINLVGYGLSAIGGAIGVGLVFAAYINGVARQPEAQRVLQPIAFLGLALTEALAILGLVFAFVL, encoded by the coding sequence ATGACCGGCAACATCAACCTCGTCGGGTACGGTCTGTCTGCCATTGGCGGTGCCATCGGTGTGGGCCTCGTCTTCGCGGCCTACATCAACGGCGTCGCCCGCCAGCCGGAGGCGCAGCGCGTGCTCCAGCCGATCGCCTTCCTTGGCCTCGCACTGACCGAGGCGCTCGCGATCCTCGGCCTCGTGTTCGCCTTCGTGCTCTGA
- the atpB gene encoding F0F1 ATP synthase subunit A, which yields MTPLTLPAEDSGAFTPPTLEDMHLPAIFPWGEHDGFSKQMLMVLLSVVIIAWFFLAASRKGQLVPGKLQFAGEYLYGFVRNSIGKDIIGGRDFMKFVPLLFALFFFILVNNIYGAIPFLQLPTMSHVGGAYFLAGLVYVTWIGVGLKKFGPKFIKLTVVPSGVPWFIMPIVVPIEIISNFIVRPMTHSLRLFATMLAGHLVVALAGSGIAFLIEQENVLLKGASILVLAGATAMYMLEALIMVLQAYVFTLLTAIYIQGALHADAH from the coding sequence TTGACCCCGCTCACGCTTCCGGCCGAAGACTCCGGCGCTTTCACCCCGCCCACTCTTGAGGACATGCACCTCCCGGCAATCTTCCCGTGGGGCGAACATGACGGCTTCTCGAAGCAGATGCTCATGGTCCTGCTGTCCGTCGTCATCATCGCCTGGTTCTTCCTCGCCGCGTCCCGCAAGGGACAGCTCGTGCCGGGCAAGCTCCAGTTCGCCGGGGAGTACCTCTACGGCTTCGTGCGCAACTCGATCGGCAAGGACATCATCGGCGGGCGCGACTTCATGAAGTTCGTGCCCCTGCTGTTCGCCCTCTTCTTCTTCATCCTGGTGAACAACATCTACGGCGCGATCCCGTTCCTCCAGCTGCCCACCATGTCCCACGTGGGCGGCGCGTACTTCCTCGCTGGCCTCGTGTACGTCACGTGGATCGGGGTTGGGCTCAAGAAGTTCGGCCCGAAGTTCATCAAGCTCACGGTCGTCCCGTCCGGTGTCCCGTGGTTCATCATGCCGATCGTGGTGCCGATCGAGATCATCTCGAACTTCATCGTCCGCCCGATGACGCACAGCCTCCGACTCTTCGCGACCATGCTCGCCGGGCACCTCGTCGTCGCCCTCGCTGGCTCGGGCATCGCGTTCCTCATCGAGCAGGAGAACGTCCTGCTCAAGGGAGCTTCGATCCTCGTCCTTGCCGGCGCCACGGCGATGTACATGCTCGAGGCCTTGATCATGGTCCTGCAGGCCTATGTCTTCACCCTGCTGACCGCGATCTACATCCAGGGCGCGCTTCACGCCGACGCCCACTGA
- a CDS encoding AtpZ/AtpI family protein, whose amino-acid sequence MTEKNPPKGPAGKPEGDSGYNSGMAVFSYVIGGIVVWSLIGWGLDNLLKTHWLVLVGALVGIAGGIYLTMKHGLLTHTKGPAEPQGPGDRADEDSR is encoded by the coding sequence ATGACTGAGAAGAACCCTCCGAAGGGGCCTGCCGGCAAGCCCGAGGGCGATTCCGGATACAACTCCGGAATGGCCGTCTTCAGCTATGTAATTGGCGGGATCGTAGTCTGGAGTTTGATAGGGTGGGGGCTGGACAATCTCCTGAAAACGCACTGGCTCGTGCTCGTCGGTGCACTGGTGGGGATTGCAGGCGGCATCTATCTGACCATGAAGCACGGGCTCCTGACGCACACCAAGGGTCCTGCCGAGCCTCAGGGCCCAGGGGACCGCGCCGACGAGGACAGCCGCTGA
- a CDS encoding MraY family glycosyltransferase, which produces MFIYLLVAMLAAVVTYAATGVVRVGALRLGIVSPVRERDVHTRTVPRLGGLAMFTGFAVAFAAASQTFWLRSIFVETAQPWAVLWGAGVIVVVGAIDDIVDLNSWVKLCGQLVAAAIVAVWGPRVTFLPLGALPVTEEWLQIGLTMFLIVLTVNAINFVDGLDGLAAGVAAIGGLAFFITAYWVHRNALLPNYTDLATLLMALLIGICLGFLPHNVNPAKIFMGDSGSMLLGLLMATGAVVATGQIGSGLYDRAEGIPAYFPVILPIVVMSLPFLDLVLAVLRRTTSGRSPFSPDREHVHHKLLDLGYTHRQAVAVMYVWAAFVAFGGAAYAFVPWMPLTLVNLIVLPTVAFLTMHPWVRQTVGNPSSRPTWLHWSLWVPRFTLPFVASLATATALGFTGLANGGVAFLYSTFLGLGIAVLCGGAPVVILHFAAPTLPFTGRTLIADLLMKLAALAIALLLVGIPGWAKAEWYWLSLVACGVVWLMAQALVALAQWRPTAPGRRANRVGA; this is translated from the coding sequence ATGTTCATCTACCTCCTGGTGGCCATGCTGGCCGCCGTCGTCACCTACGCCGCCACCGGGGTGGTCCGGGTCGGAGCGCTCCGGCTCGGCATCGTCTCCCCGGTGCGCGAGCGCGACGTTCACACACGAACTGTGCCGCGGCTCGGTGGACTCGCCATGTTCACCGGATTCGCGGTGGCCTTCGCAGCGGCCTCGCAGACCTTCTGGCTACGGTCGATCTTCGTCGAGACGGCCCAACCGTGGGCCGTGCTGTGGGGAGCAGGCGTGATCGTCGTCGTCGGCGCTATCGACGACATCGTGGATCTCAACAGCTGGGTCAAGCTGTGCGGCCAGCTCGTGGCCGCCGCGATCGTCGCAGTGTGGGGGCCCCGTGTGACCTTCCTGCCTCTCGGGGCGCTCCCGGTGACCGAGGAGTGGCTCCAGATCGGGCTCACGATGTTCCTCATCGTGCTGACGGTCAACGCGATCAACTTCGTCGACGGCCTCGACGGGCTAGCCGCAGGAGTGGCGGCCATCGGCGGCCTCGCGTTCTTCATCACGGCCTACTGGGTTCACCGCAACGCGCTGCTGCCCAATTACACCGACCTCGCGACGCTCCTCATGGCATTGCTCATCGGCATCTGCCTGGGGTTCCTGCCGCACAACGTCAACCCCGCGAAGATCTTCATGGGTGATTCGGGGTCGATGCTGCTCGGGCTGCTCATGGCCACGGGTGCCGTGGTCGCGACCGGCCAGATCGGGTCGGGACTCTACGACCGCGCCGAGGGCATCCCGGCCTACTTCCCGGTGATCCTGCCGATCGTGGTCATGTCCCTGCCGTTCCTCGACCTCGTGCTCGCCGTGCTGCGCCGCACCACGAGCGGACGCTCGCCCTTCTCGCCGGACCGGGAGCACGTCCACCACAAGCTCCTCGACCTGGGCTACACCCATCGGCAGGCCGTCGCCGTGATGTATGTCTGGGCCGCGTTCGTCGCGTTCGGGGGTGCAGCCTACGCCTTCGTGCCGTGGATGCCGCTCACGCTCGTCAACCTCATTGTCCTGCCCACCGTGGCGTTCCTCACGATGCACCCTTGGGTTCGGCAGACGGTGGGAAATCCATCGTCGCGGCCCACATGGCTGCACTGGAGCCTGTGGGTCCCGCGCTTCACCCTGCCCTTCGTGGCGAGTCTCGCCACTGCGACTGCGTTGGGCTTCACGGGGCTCGCCAACGGGGGAGTGGCCTTCCTCTACTCGACCTTCCTCGGGCTCGGCATCGCCGTTCTGTGCGGCGGTGCGCCGGTGGTGATCCTCCACTTCGCGGCGCCGACCCTGCCCTTCACCGGCAGGACCCTCATCGCGGATCTGCTCATGAAGCTCGCCGCCCTGGCCATCGCTCTCTTGCTCGTCGGCATCCCCGGCTGGGCCAAAGCCGAGTGGTACTGGTTGTCGCTCGTAGCCTGCGGTGTCGTGTGGCTCATGGCCCAGGCCCTGGTGGCGCTCGCACAATGGCGCCCGACGGCGCCCGGGCGCCGGGCGAACCGGGTCGGGGCTTGA
- a CDS encoding glycosyltransferase, whose translation MTDPRSTRVVAVMVSYNRRELLARSLAAIAASDRLPDALVVVDNGSTDGSADYVASLTMPFEVDLVRLAENTGGAGGFTMGMATALEKHSPDLLWVMDDDTVPRPAALAEAVRLWAACIETDKPAFIASRVVWSDGRDHPMNTMRDRWDASPVDRRFAAAHRARVVRSASFVSLFVSADAVRALGLPVADYFLWNDDFEFTARLARRRLGLASLDSVVEHHTKIFDSFTVDIGERFRFEVRNKIWTFFRSQALAPAEKVLYGGSTLRRWGRMVAGSPRPGVVLRSGLLGLREALAHPPRANDAVLAGVGGLPRRAAHSDPEPAGSSDDPAHSGFSVLLPVYAGDDAARVRRALESVTADQTVPPAQVVIVRDGPVSSDIEAVLADAERDARFPAEVLRLPAGVGLADALDAGLRECRHDVVARMDADDVSVPERFARQLALMAAGYDIVGSAIAEIGDDESHRIASRPVPATHREIMAQLGFRTPFNHPSVMYRASAVYAAGGYRGVPDMEDYWLWARMLHRGSLGANVPDALVLYRVSDGAYARRGGQRMLTAELRLQRRMLAAGYINGLTFVRNMLVRGIYRLVPTRVRRRGYRAAFTEHPDMSGNRTAGKAAC comes from the coding sequence GTGACTGATCCCCGCTCGACTCGGGTTGTCGCTGTCATGGTCAGCTACAACCGGCGGGAGCTTCTTGCGCGGTCCCTCGCAGCCATCGCCGCGAGCGACCGGCTGCCGGACGCCCTGGTGGTGGTAGACAACGGCTCGACCGACGGTTCGGCCGACTATGTCGCCTCGCTCACGATGCCGTTCGAGGTTGATCTCGTTCGCCTCGCCGAGAACACCGGCGGTGCGGGCGGATTCACCATGGGCATGGCCACGGCGCTCGAGAAGCACAGCCCGGACCTCCTGTGGGTCATGGACGACGACACCGTCCCCCGGCCGGCCGCGCTCGCTGAGGCCGTGCGCCTCTGGGCCGCGTGCATCGAGACGGACAAGCCGGCCTTCATCGCGAGCCGAGTTGTCTGGTCCGACGGTCGTGACCACCCGATGAACACGATGCGCGACAGGTGGGATGCCTCGCCGGTCGACCGGCGATTCGCCGCCGCGCACCGCGCGCGGGTCGTCCGCTCGGCGTCGTTCGTCTCGCTCTTCGTCTCCGCTGACGCGGTCCGCGCGCTCGGCCTTCCGGTGGCGGACTACTTCCTCTGGAACGACGACTTCGAATTCACCGCCCGGCTCGCGCGCCGTCGGCTGGGGCTCGCAAGCCTCGATTCGGTCGTCGAGCACCATACGAAGATCTTCGATTCGTTCACGGTCGATATCGGCGAGCGATTCCGGTTCGAGGTGCGCAACAAGATCTGGACGTTCTTCCGCTCGCAGGCGCTCGCGCCCGCCGAGAAGGTTCTGTACGGCGGGTCGACCCTCCGCCGCTGGGGTCGGATGGTCGCCGGCAGCCCGCGGCCCGGCGTCGTCCTCCGATCCGGCCTCCTCGGGCTGCGGGAGGCCCTCGCCCACCCACCGCGGGCGAATGACGCGGTGCTCGCCGGGGTCGGCGGGCTGCCCCGCCGCGCGGCCCACTCCGACCCGGAGCCAGCCGGGTCCTCCGACGACCCGGCCCACTCCGGGTTCTCCGTCCTCCTTCCCGTCTACGCGGGCGACGACGCCGCCCGCGTGCGCAGGGCGCTCGAGTCCGTCACGGCTGACCAGACCGTGCCGCCAGCACAGGTGGTCATCGTGCGGGACGGCCCGGTCAGCTCCGACATCGAAGCTGTCCTTGCGGACGCCGAGCGTGACGCACGCTTCCCGGCTGAGGTACTCCGGCTTCCGGCAGGCGTCGGACTGGCCGACGCGCTCGATGCTGGCCTGCGGGAGTGCCGCCACGATGTCGTGGCCCGGATGGACGCCGACGACGTCTCCGTCCCCGAGCGGTTCGCGCGCCAGCTTGCCCTCATGGCTGCCGGCTACGACATCGTCGGGTCGGCGATCGCCGAGATCGGGGACGACGAGTCCCACCGGATCGCGAGCCGGCCCGTTCCGGCCACGCACCGCGAGATCATGGCGCAGCTCGGGTTCCGGACGCCGTTCAACCATCCCAGCGTCATGTACCGAGCATCGGCGGTCTACGCAGCCGGGGGCTACCGGGGCGTGCCGGACATGGAGGACTACTGGCTGTGGGCCCGCATGCTGCACCGCGGCAGCCTCGGCGCCAACGTCCCCGACGCACTCGTGCTGTACCGCGTGAGCGACGGCGCCTACGCGCGCCGCGGGGGCCAGCGCATGCTGACCGCTGAGCTGCGCCTCCAGCGCCGCATGCTCGCCGCCGGGTATATCAATGGGCTCACCTTCGTCCGGAACATGCTGGTGCGCGGGATCTACCGGCTGGTCCCGACGCGGGTACGGCGCCGCGGCTACCGCGCTGCCTTCACCGAGCACCCGGACATGTCCGGGAACAGAACCGCCGGGAAAGCGGCCTGCTGA
- a CDS encoding L-threonylcarbamoyladenylate synthase, whose amino-acid sequence MTTATYNCTDPLQRAEGLAHAQRAIAQKQCVVIPTDTVYGIAADAFSAQAVATLLAAKGRGRSMPPPVLIPRLQTMDGLATEVPAGGRALAEKFWPGPLTLILHAQPSLTWDLGETKGTVALRIPDDELAQALLTITGPLAVSSANRTGQAAAQTASEAREQLAESVEVYLEEGFRPVEGTAESGGLPSTIVDCTGERLRVVRQGALSLDAIREIVPDVLGLGEEPETLTEPEASQDPLTLAKPEEQSEPGVPARVEPAQAEAEAVHAEAAQDEPAPSDPAMPAEPVMPAEPENVKGQPRD is encoded by the coding sequence GTGACCACCGCGACGTACAACTGCACCGATCCGCTACAGCGCGCCGAGGGCCTCGCCCATGCACAGCGCGCGATCGCCCAGAAGCAGTGCGTCGTGATACCGACCGACACGGTCTACGGCATCGCAGCCGACGCGTTCTCTGCCCAGGCGGTCGCGACGCTCCTAGCAGCCAAGGGCCGTGGCAGGTCGATGCCGCCGCCCGTCCTCATCCCCAGGCTCCAGACGATGGACGGCCTCGCTACCGAGGTCCCCGCGGGGGGCCGCGCCCTCGCCGAGAAGTTCTGGCCCGGCCCGCTCACGCTCATCCTCCACGCCCAGCCGTCGCTGACCTGGGATCTCGGCGAGACGAAGGGAACGGTGGCCCTCCGCATTCCCGATGACGAGCTTGCCCAGGCCCTCTTGACGATCACAGGCCCCCTTGCCGTGTCGAGTGCCAACCGCACGGGCCAGGCGGCGGCGCAGACAGCCTCCGAGGCTCGCGAGCAGCTGGCCGAGAGCGTCGAGGTCTACCTCGAGGAGGGCTTCCGGCCTGTCGAAGGGACCGCGGAATCCGGAGGCCTCCCCTCGACGATCGTGGACTGCACGGGGGAGCGGCTGCGCGTGGTGCGCCAAGGCGCCCTGAGCCTCGACGCCATCCGCGAGATCGTGCCCGACGTCCTCGGACTCGGCGAGGAGCCTGAGACGCTGACTGAGCCTGAGGCATCCCAGGATCCGCTGACGCTGGCGAAGCCTGAGGAGCAGTCCGAGCCCGGGGTGCCTGCCCGGGTCGAGCCCGCACAGGCCGAGGCCGAAGCCGTCCACGCCGAAGCCGCCCAGGACGAGCCCGCTCCGAGCGATCCCGCGATGCCGGCCGAGCCAGTAATGCCGGCCGAGCCCGAGAACGTCAAGGGGCAGCCGCGTGACTGA